The Microbacterium sp. LWO12-1.2 genome includes a window with the following:
- the alr gene encoding alanine racemase produces MEIDRSAIAHNVRTIRAALGSQVGFCAVVKADAYGHGIDIVAPLLASQVEMIGVASNEDAAAVRTSGFTGRLMRVRPAGRDEVDDGIRFDIEEWIGGVEHARIVSAVAAVRGARIRAHVSLNSTGLGRDGLEVGDPQGLRVARGVLADPLLDVAGVCSHFPCEDEADVVEGSARFDAQSRTLLDGADAERVARHCATTFAALHVPESRFDLVRIGAGLYGDTDALGGALRPAMRVVSRIAAINSYPGGSTVGYDRWHRLDADARLALIPLGYADGFHRSLSGTGEVLIQGRRARIVDRIAMNSFLVDVSHIAEAAPGDEVVLFGAQRDQAITSAEVDRAHGSIAADLYVAWGRLLPRRAAGGAGAAG; encoded by the coding sequence GTGGAGATCGACCGTAGTGCGATCGCCCACAACGTCCGCACGATCCGCGCAGCGCTCGGCTCCCAGGTCGGCTTCTGCGCGGTCGTGAAGGCCGACGCCTACGGGCACGGGATCGACATCGTCGCGCCGCTCCTCGCGTCGCAGGTCGAGATGATCGGCGTCGCCTCGAACGAGGATGCCGCCGCGGTGCGGACGAGCGGCTTCACCGGCCGGCTGATGCGGGTGCGACCCGCCGGCCGCGACGAGGTCGACGACGGCATCCGCTTCGATATCGAGGAGTGGATCGGCGGGGTCGAGCACGCGAGGATCGTGAGCGCGGTCGCCGCGGTGCGAGGCGCCCGCATCCGTGCGCACGTCTCGCTCAACTCCACCGGTCTCGGTCGCGATGGGCTGGAGGTGGGCGATCCTCAGGGTCTGCGTGTGGCGCGCGGCGTGCTCGCTGATCCGCTGCTGGATGTGGCGGGTGTCTGTTCGCACTTCCCGTGCGAGGACGAGGCGGATGTCGTCGAGGGCAGCGCGCGCTTCGATGCGCAGTCGCGGACCCTGCTCGACGGGGCGGACGCGGAGCGTGTCGCCCGGCACTGCGCGACCACGTTCGCGGCGCTGCATGTGCCCGAGTCCCGCTTCGACCTCGTGCGCATCGGCGCCGGACTGTACGGAGACACGGACGCTCTGGGCGGCGCGCTGCGCCCGGCGATGCGGGTGGTGTCTCGCATCGCCGCGATCAACTCCTACCCCGGCGGCAGCACCGTCGGCTACGACCGCTGGCACCGGCTCGACGCCGACGCGCGCCTCGCGTTGATCCCGCTCGGGTACGCCGATGGTTTCCACCGCAGCCTCAGCGGCACCGGTGAGGTGCTCATCCAGGGGCGCCGTGCGCGCATCGTCGACCGCATCGCGATGAACAGCTTCCTCGTCGATGTCTCGCACATCGCCGAGGCGGCGCCGGGGGATGAGGTCGTGCTCTTCGGCGCACAGCGCGACCAGGCGATCACCTCCGCCGAGGTCGACCGTGCGCACGGCAGCATCGCCGCCGACCTCTACGTCGCGTGGGGGCGCCTGCTGCCGCGTCGCGCCGCCGGGGGCGCCGGGGCTGCCGGATAG
- a CDS encoding alanine racemase: MTDETVTWRDRAFPDVGVRLAEVGAQGWHLLNGDFHLPVAALRETAIERNLALMREYCLRHDVLIAPHAKTTMSPALVERQLAAGAWGITVANVQQARVFIAAGVRRVLIANPVVGPADLTYLADCQQADPELQVLLLVDSVETVAVLADRARAAHGHLGPQPVMIELGYAGGRGGVRSTDEAVRVAQAVRDADGLDLVGIEGFEGLVSGADLPARRRHAAEFLEWSASVLHDLLDRGLLPVHGSLASFGGSSYFDLVVEEFRGRWSGGRIEVVLRSGCYVTHDHGLYARTSPFVGHDPAPLPALEVWAEVLSRPEPGRAVLGAGRRDVSTDADLPLPFAVRRDGRTQPVEGLQVTGVNDQHAMVSVPEHVSLEVGDLVGLGVSHPCTTFDKWRLIPVVTDTYEVTDAVRTYF, translated from the coding sequence ATGACGGACGAGACGGTCACCTGGCGCGATCGGGCTTTTCCTGACGTCGGTGTGCGGCTGGCTGAGGTCGGTGCGCAGGGGTGGCACCTCTTGAACGGCGACTTCCACCTGCCGGTTGCCGCGCTTCGGGAGACTGCGATCGAACGCAACCTCGCACTGATGCGGGAGTACTGCCTGCGGCATGACGTTCTGATCGCGCCGCACGCGAAGACCACGATGAGCCCGGCGCTCGTCGAACGGCAGCTCGCCGCCGGGGCATGGGGGATCACGGTCGCCAACGTCCAGCAGGCGAGGGTTTTCATCGCGGCGGGAGTGCGGCGCGTCCTCATCGCCAATCCGGTCGTCGGCCCCGCTGATCTCACCTACCTCGCCGACTGTCAGCAGGCGGACCCCGAGCTCCAGGTGCTGCTTCTGGTCGACTCCGTCGAGACGGTCGCCGTCCTCGCCGACCGGGCGAGAGCTGCGCACGGCCACCTCGGACCCCAACCCGTGATGATCGAGCTCGGCTATGCCGGCGGACGGGGAGGGGTGCGGTCCACAGACGAGGCCGTGCGCGTGGCGCAGGCTGTTCGCGACGCCGACGGCCTGGACCTCGTGGGCATCGAAGGATTCGAAGGGCTCGTGTCCGGAGCCGACCTCCCCGCGCGTCGACGCCACGCCGCGGAGTTCCTCGAGTGGTCCGCGAGCGTGCTCCACGATCTCCTGGACCGCGGGTTGCTTCCTGTGCACGGCTCCCTGGCGTCATTCGGCGGCAGTTCGTACTTCGACCTCGTCGTCGAGGAGTTCCGAGGACGATGGAGCGGGGGGCGCATCGAGGTGGTGCTGCGCAGCGGGTGCTACGTCACGCACGACCACGGCCTCTACGCACGCACCTCGCCCTTCGTCGGCCACGATCCGGCGCCGCTGCCGGCGCTCGAAGTGTGGGCCGAGGTGTTGTCGCGCCCGGAGCCGGGCCGCGCGGTCCTCGGCGCCGGTCGCCGTGACGTCTCGACCGACGCGGATCTGCCGCTGCCCTTCGCCGTCCGCCGCGACGGCCGCACGCAGCCCGTCGAAGGGCTCCAGGTCACCGGGGTCAATGACCAGCACGCGATGGTCTCCGTCCCGGAGCATGTCTCTCTCGAGGTCGGTGACCTCGTGGGTCTCGGCGTCTCCCACCCCTGCACGACTTTCGACAAGTGGCGGCTCATTCCGGTCGTCACAGACACATACGAGGTGACAGATGCCGTCCGTACCTACTTCTGA
- a CDS encoding HNH endonuclease, translating into MSILTGVHEAIARLDAACAGVGEAQELSRDQLIAVTDALGVLRRRADAVQVQVAAGIARESRPELGAGGLAKEQGFRSAAALIAATVGVATRDAAGWVAVGEATAPRVDLLGAPLPAKYAVVGAALSSGVLGVAAAAMIIGVLERCRVVAGVVRIAEGERVLVEAAAGLSVDAVRKLVVRAEAWLDPDGVPPRDEERRARRSVTMFERGGMLHLNAVLDVESAAPVVAAVRGFVSAAFAARKDAPDPDAGDADRRTVPMIQADALVAFCAHVLGCDTRVPLAGATVIVRMTLDDLESGTGSAMIDGIETPVSVGAARRMAAGGGVIPWVMGADSEILDWGREKRLFTRAQRLALVERDGGCAMCGLPPEMTRAHHIRWWQRDAGPTDLSNGVLLCETCHHRIHDNDWAIRIDGTGITARVWFVPPRYVDPARTPRLGGRARFDIAA; encoded by the coding sequence ATGTCGATATTGACCGGGGTGCATGAGGCGATCGCTCGTCTTGACGCGGCCTGTGCGGGTGTCGGCGAGGCTCAGGAGTTGTCGCGGGATCAGTTGATCGCGGTCACTGATGCGTTGGGCGTGTTGCGTCGGCGGGCGGATGCCGTGCAGGTGCAGGTCGCGGCAGGCATCGCTCGGGAGTCGCGGCCGGAACTGGGTGCGGGAGGGCTGGCGAAGGAGCAGGGTTTCCGCAGCGCGGCGGCGCTCATCGCGGCGACGGTGGGGGTGGCGACACGGGACGCTGCCGGGTGGGTGGCGGTCGGAGAAGCGACAGCTCCGCGCGTGGATTTGTTGGGCGCTCCGCTGCCGGCGAAGTACGCGGTGGTGGGGGCGGCTCTCTCCTCTGGGGTTCTGGGTGTGGCGGCGGCCGCCATGATCATCGGGGTGCTGGAGCGGTGCCGGGTGGTCGCGGGGGTGGTGCGGATTGCGGAGGGGGAGCGGGTGTTGGTGGAGGCGGCGGCCGGGTTGTCGGTGGATGCGGTGCGCAAGCTGGTGGTGCGGGCGGAGGCGTGGTTGGACCCGGATGGGGTGCCGCCGCGGGACGAGGAGCGGCGGGCGCGCCGGTCGGTGACGATGTTCGAGCGTGGCGGGATGCTGCATCTGAACGCGGTGCTCGATGTGGAGAGCGCGGCGCCGGTGGTGGCGGCGGTGCGAGGGTTCGTGTCGGCGGCGTTCGCGGCCCGGAAGGACGCCCCGGATCCGGATGCGGGGGATGCGGATCGCCGCACGGTGCCGATGATCCAGGCCGACGCGTTGGTCGCGTTCTGTGCGCACGTGCTCGGTTGCGACACCCGGGTGCCGTTGGCCGGAGCGACGGTGATCGTGCGGATGACCCTGGACGACCTGGAATCCGGCACCGGGTCGGCGATGATCGACGGGATCGAGACCCCGGTCAGCGTCGGGGCGGCCCGGCGGATGGCGGCCGGGGGTGGAGTGATCCCCTGGGTGATGGGTGCGGACAGCGAGATCCTGGACTGGGGGCGGGAGAAACGGCTCTTCACCCGAGCGCAACGGTTGGCGTTGGTGGAACGTGATGGGGGGTGTGCGATGTGCGGGTTGCCGCCGGAGATGACGAGAGCGCATCACATCCGGTGGTGGCAGCGGGATGCCGGGCCGACGGACCTGTCCAACGGGGTGCTGCTGTGCGAGACGTGTCATCACCGCATCCATGACAACGACTGGGCGATCCGCATCGACGGCACCGGCATCACCGCCCGGGTCTGGTTCGTACCACCCCGCTACGTCGACCCCGCGCGCACGCCACGCCTCGGCGGCCGCGCCCGCTTCGACATCGCCGCCTGA
- a CDS encoding amino acid permease, which translates to MTPLPGEKSLPNVLPNTTATQVPLRRLQRTMDARHLIMIALGGVIGSGLFLSSGYTISQAGPLGAIIAYLIGAFVVYLVMACLGELAVAYPVSGAFHIYASRSIGPATGFTTAWLYWLCWVVALGSEFTASGILMQRWFPGVPVWLWCLIFAAVLFLLNAISARVFGEAEFWFSLVKVVAIVALIVLGGAAIFGFTPLSSESSPAILFSNFETPGGLFPNGFSGVIVTALAVFYAFSGSELIGVAAGETKDPAKNIPRALRSTVLRLVVLFVGAIAVIAAILPYDQASVTSSPFVDVFQYVGVPYAPDIMNFVIITALLSAGNSGLFSCARMLFSLAEEGHAPKAFTRLTKRGVPLIALSVSILIGLVSLLTSVIAAGTVYLVLVSIAGFAVVAVWMSIVASQFFHRRKFLREGGRVADLAYRTPLYPALPIVAFSLLLISIIAIAFDPNQVAALYFGIPFVGVCYLYFWWRHGRKGRRDVVQDHEAAPVDA; encoded by the coding sequence ATGACGCCTCTTCCCGGGGAGAAATCCCTCCCCAACGTCCTGCCGAACACGACGGCGACGCAAGTTCCCCTGCGGCGCCTCCAGCGCACCATGGACGCCAGGCACCTGATCATGATCGCGCTGGGCGGGGTGATCGGATCGGGCCTGTTCCTCAGCTCCGGCTACACGATCTCGCAGGCCGGTCCGCTCGGCGCGATCATCGCGTACCTGATCGGCGCATTCGTCGTCTACCTCGTCATGGCCTGCCTCGGCGAACTGGCTGTCGCCTATCCCGTCTCCGGCGCCTTCCACATCTACGCGTCACGGTCGATCGGACCCGCGACCGGCTTCACGACCGCTTGGCTGTACTGGCTGTGCTGGGTGGTGGCGCTCGGCTCTGAGTTCACCGCATCCGGCATCCTCATGCAGCGCTGGTTCCCTGGCGTGCCGGTCTGGCTGTGGTGCCTGATCTTCGCCGCCGTCCTCTTCCTCCTCAATGCCATCTCGGCGCGCGTGTTCGGTGAGGCGGAATTCTGGTTCTCGCTCGTCAAGGTCGTCGCGATCGTCGCCCTGATCGTGCTGGGCGGCGCGGCCATCTTCGGATTCACGCCCCTGTCGAGCGAGTCGTCGCCCGCCATCCTGTTCAGCAACTTCGAGACGCCCGGCGGGCTGTTCCCGAACGGGTTCAGCGGCGTGATCGTCACCGCGCTCGCCGTCTTCTACGCCTTCAGCGGCTCGGAGCTCATCGGCGTCGCCGCCGGCGAGACGAAGGACCCGGCCAAGAACATCCCGCGGGCGCTGCGCTCGACGGTGCTGCGACTGGTCGTGCTGTTCGTCGGTGCGATCGCCGTGATCGCCGCGATCCTGCCATACGACCAGGCCAGCGTCACCAGCAGCCCGTTCGTCGATGTCTTCCAGTACGTCGGAGTGCCCTACGCCCCCGACATCATGAACTTCGTCATCATCACCGCGCTCCTCTCCGCCGGTAACAGCGGACTCTTCTCCTGCGCGCGCATGCTGTTCTCGCTCGCCGAAGAGGGGCACGCCCCGAAGGCGTTCACGCGCCTCACGAAGCGCGGGGTCCCGCTCATCGCCCTCAGTGTCAGCATCCTGATCGGTCTGGTGTCGCTGCTCACCAGCGTGATCGCCGCCGGAACGGTGTACCTGGTGCTGGTGTCGATCGCCGGATTCGCGGTCGTGGCGGTGTGGATGTCGATCGTCGCCTCGCAGTTCTTCCATCGACGGAAGTTCCTGCGTGAGGGCGGACGGGTGGCCGACCTCGCCTACCGCACGCCGCTGTACCCGGCGCTGCCGATCGTCGCCTTCTCGCTGCTGTTGATCTCGATCATCGCCATCGCGTTCGACCCGAACCAGGTCGCCGCGCTCTACTTCGGCATCCCCTTCGTCGGCGTCTGCTACCTCTACTTCTGGTGGCGGCACGGTCGCAAGGGGCGGCGCGACGTGGTGCAGGACCACGAAGCCGCACCCGTCGACGCGTGA
- a CDS encoding serine hydrolase domain-containing protein, producing the protein MQSMTKPIVAVATLRLVQEGRLGLDDPVETWLPELADRQVLRTPDAALDDTEPAKALITVRHLLTNTSGYGVMTTPSPLQDAMIANSTAAGQEPVSLGAQEWLDALAALPAAFQPGEGWRYHHSFGILGILLSRLVGGSLREHLERDLLGPLGMVDTDFTVPAEKAHRLPAAYRHGDGGLIEIEPAAGGFSVAPAPFDVSHSELVSTAADYAALARMLASGGRHGGQVILEPELLAALRTDQVPATAKAADSFYPGFWDGTGWGYGVAVQTAGEGAGRYGWSGGLGTDFSVDPDGSFRIVLSQVEMGPEVMGLFGDTR; encoded by the coding sequence ATCCAGTCGATGACCAAGCCGATCGTGGCCGTGGCCACGCTGCGCCTCGTGCAGGAGGGGCGGCTCGGGCTGGACGACCCGGTGGAGACCTGGCTGCCGGAGCTGGCCGATCGCCAGGTGCTGCGCACGCCGGACGCCGCGCTCGACGACACCGAGCCGGCGAAGGCTCTGATCACAGTGCGCCATCTGCTCACCAACACCTCAGGCTACGGCGTCATGACCACGCCGTCGCCGCTGCAGGATGCCATGATCGCGAACAGCACCGCAGCAGGGCAGGAGCCGGTGTCGCTCGGCGCGCAGGAGTGGTTGGACGCCCTCGCTGCGCTGCCTGCGGCGTTTCAACCCGGCGAGGGCTGGCGGTATCACCACTCCTTCGGGATTCTCGGCATCCTCCTCTCCCGTCTGGTCGGTGGATCGCTGCGGGAGCACCTGGAGCGGGATCTCCTCGGCCCGCTCGGCATGGTCGACACGGACTTCACGGTGCCGGCAGAGAAGGCACATCGGCTCCCGGCCGCCTACCGACACGGCGACGGCGGACTGATCGAGATCGAACCGGCCGCGGGAGGGTTCTCCGTGGCGCCGGCGCCGTTCGACGTCAGTCATTCCGAGCTCGTGTCGACCGCTGCGGACTACGCGGCACTCGCACGCATGCTGGCGTCCGGCGGTCGACATGGCGGGCAGGTGATCCTCGAACCGGAACTGCTCGCTGCACTGCGAACGGATCAGGTGCCGGCCACTGCCAAGGCGGCGGACAGCTTCTACCCGGGATTCTGGGACGGCACCGGATGGGGGTACGGCGTCGCCGTGCAGACCGCGGGCGAGGGCGCCGGGCGCTACGGCTGGTCCGGCGGGCTGGGGACGGACTTCTCTGTCGATCCGGACGGCTCGTTCCGGATCGTGCTGAGTCAGGTCGAGATGGGCCCGGAGGTGATGGGCCTGTTCGGCGATACGCGCTGA
- a CDS encoding IclR family transcriptional regulator — MASSSLVQGLSLLDAAVEQERRARPGLNASRLAEHTDIERSRVSRLTQELRARQFLRRDDDSLFSAGPEFFGTAAVLNADWLRASRVALRALASQLGVNALITVADGARGVLLRYERSADGSDRSIRAGLVTPIWCTGAGRALLWDHTPAQLETLLDDVQFIGVGGPTAARSIDEVRAMQERDLADGLISASEEYDEGIDEFALPIRSRGEVIASLAVRGRHRPKGVTPATRALLAQFAQELTTAADAG, encoded by the coding sequence GTGGCTTCCTCCTCTCTCGTGCAAGGGCTGAGCCTTCTCGACGCGGCGGTCGAGCAGGAGCGCCGTGCTCGACCGGGTCTCAACGCCTCCCGGCTCGCCGAGCACACCGACATCGAGCGCAGCCGCGTCTCCCGCCTCACGCAGGAGCTGCGGGCACGGCAGTTCCTTCGCCGCGACGACGACTCCCTGTTCTCGGCCGGTCCCGAGTTCTTCGGCACGGCCGCCGTTCTCAACGCAGACTGGCTCCGCGCATCACGGGTCGCCCTGCGCGCGCTCGCCTCGCAGCTCGGAGTCAACGCGCTGATCACGGTCGCCGACGGAGCGCGCGGCGTGCTGCTGCGCTATGAGCGATCCGCCGACGGCTCCGACCGCTCGATCCGCGCCGGCCTGGTGACGCCCATCTGGTGCACGGGCGCGGGGCGCGCGCTGCTGTGGGACCACACGCCCGCGCAGCTGGAGACCCTGCTCGACGACGTGCAGTTCATCGGCGTCGGAGGCCCGACGGCCGCACGCTCGATCGACGAGGTGCGCGCGATGCAGGAGCGCGATCTCGCCGACGGTCTGATCTCGGCGTCCGAGGAGTACGACGAGGGGATCGACGAGTTCGCTCTTCCGATCCGGAGCCGCGGTGAGGTCATCGCCTCGCTCGCGGTGCGCGGACGGCATCGTCCGAAGGGCGTCACCCCCGCGACTCGAGCGCTGCTGGCCCAGTTCGCGCAGGAGCTCACGACGGCGGCCGACGCCGGGTAG
- a CDS encoding acyl-CoA dehydrogenase family protein, with product MERDIYEEDHEAFRDLVKDFVKRYVTGEAIERWDAAGEVDRETMRAAGEAGIIGLSVPEEFGGAGMLQDYRFRAVVNEEIIAAGAGSLAGAFGIQDDLAVPYLVHMGTQEQKEKWLPRMATGEVIGALAMTEPGAGSDLRGIKTTAKKTDGGYIVNGAKTFISSGATADLVVTFVKTGEGNRPDAFSLVLIENGMEGFDHGKKLHKMGFQGHDTAELSFSDVFVPEENLIGGVEGKGFVQLMMNLPLERLSIGVAGAAAAQAALDWTVAYTKDREAFGERIIDFQNTRFKIADMATTVDALWAYIDRALLAYSKGKLSAEEAAKVKFWATEREWEVLDTGVQLHGGYGYITEYPIARAFLDARVHRIYGGTNEIMREIVGRQIAGKR from the coding sequence ATGGAACGCGACATCTACGAAGAGGATCACGAGGCCTTCCGCGACCTCGTCAAGGACTTCGTCAAGCGCTACGTGACCGGTGAGGCCATCGAGCGGTGGGATGCCGCCGGCGAGGTCGACCGCGAGACGATGCGCGCAGCGGGAGAGGCCGGCATCATCGGGCTGTCCGTCCCCGAGGAGTTCGGCGGCGCCGGGATGCTGCAGGACTACCGCTTCCGCGCGGTCGTGAACGAGGAGATCATCGCGGCCGGTGCCGGTTCGCTCGCCGGCGCCTTCGGCATCCAGGACGACCTCGCGGTCCCCTACCTCGTGCACATGGGCACGCAGGAGCAGAAGGAGAAGTGGCTGCCTCGCATGGCGACCGGTGAGGTCATCGGCGCGCTCGCCATGACCGAGCCCGGTGCCGGTTCCGATCTGCGCGGTATCAAGACCACGGCGAAGAAGACCGACGGCGGATACATCGTCAACGGAGCGAAGACGTTCATCTCGTCCGGCGCGACCGCCGACCTCGTCGTGACCTTCGTCAAGACCGGTGAGGGCAACCGCCCCGACGCCTTCAGTCTGGTGCTGATCGAGAACGGCATGGAAGGCTTCGACCACGGCAAGAAGCTGCACAAGATGGGCTTCCAGGGCCACGACACCGCGGAGCTCTCGTTCAGCGACGTGTTCGTGCCGGAGGAGAACCTCATCGGCGGGGTCGAGGGCAAGGGTTTCGTGCAGCTCATGATGAACCTGCCGCTCGAGCGCCTGTCGATCGGCGTCGCCGGCGCAGCGGCCGCCCAGGCAGCGCTCGACTGGACCGTCGCCTACACGAAGGACCGCGAGGCGTTCGGCGAGCGGATCATCGACTTCCAGAACACCCGCTTCAAGATCGCCGACATGGCCACGACGGTCGACGCGCTCTGGGCGTACATCGACCGCGCGCTGCTCGCCTACTCGAAGGGCAAGCTCTCGGCCGAAGAGGCAGCCAAGGTCAAGTTCTGGGCGACCGAGCGCGAGTGGGAGGTGCTCGACACCGGCGTGCAGCTGCACGGCGGCTACGGATACATCACCGAGTACCCGATCGCCCGCGCCTTCCTCGACGCCCGTGTGCACCGCATCTACGGCGGCACCAACGAGATCATGCGCGAGATCGTCGGTCGTCAGATCGCCGGCAAGCGCTAG
- a CDS encoding M15 family metallopeptidase — translation MPSTPHAQHAAPRSPIRGPALPIGIAVTAIGMLLSIASAPVVSEAAPTLPGPVTAMQVPSVLVGATTAADPCTEPAVQKALGSGDDAAVIAGFGGGASFRDAVVAGNAPCISLSDPARIWVVVNKARPLEPADYAPGNLDGVPLQMTTLSGQVRADVAAAVGAMAEGATAAGVGRVGANNGYRSYGLQVSTYDAHVRSQGQEAADAGSARPGHSEHQTGLALDVVACDAQCGGLDGFGSTAQSDWVAAHAWEYGFVVRYEDVGSAVTGYAPEPWHLRYVGVELAAAYHDGGFHTLEEFFGLPAAPDYGH, via the coding sequence ATGCCCTCCACGCCGCACGCTCAGCATGCGGCCCCGCGCTCCCCGATCCGCGGTCCTGCGCTGCCGATCGGCATCGCCGTCACCGCGATCGGCATGCTGCTGTCCATCGCCTCTGCGCCGGTGGTCTCGGAGGCTGCGCCGACGCTGCCGGGACCCGTGACCGCGATGCAGGTGCCCTCCGTGCTGGTCGGAGCGACCACTGCGGCCGACCCGTGCACCGAGCCTGCGGTGCAGAAGGCGCTGGGCAGTGGTGACGATGCGGCGGTGATCGCCGGGTTCGGCGGGGGCGCGAGCTTCCGCGACGCGGTCGTCGCCGGCAACGCGCCCTGCATCTCGCTCAGCGATCCCGCGCGGATCTGGGTCGTCGTCAACAAGGCGCGCCCGCTCGAACCGGCGGACTATGCACCAGGGAACCTCGATGGCGTGCCGCTGCAGATGACCACGCTCTCCGGTCAGGTGCGTGCCGATGTCGCCGCTGCGGTCGGCGCGATGGCCGAAGGCGCGACAGCGGCCGGCGTCGGCAGGGTCGGGGCGAACAACGGCTACCGCTCCTACGGGCTGCAGGTGTCGACCTACGACGCGCATGTGCGTTCGCAGGGGCAGGAAGCGGCGGATGCCGGCTCCGCGCGCCCCGGTCACAGCGAGCATCAGACCGGCCTCGCCCTGGATGTCGTCGCGTGCGACGCGCAGTGCGGAGGGCTCGACGGATTCGGGTCGACCGCGCAGAGCGACTGGGTCGCCGCGCACGCGTGGGAGTACGGATTCGTGGTGCGCTACGAAGACGTCGGCTCCGCCGTCACCGGCTACGCGCCGGAGCCGTGGCACCTGCGCTACGTCGGCGTCGAACTCGCCGCTGCGTACCACGACGGCGGTTTCCACACGCTCGAGGAGTTCTTCGGCCTCCCGGCTGCCCCCGACTACGGGCACTGA
- a CDS encoding IclR family transcriptional regulator, which yields MSSVPDAPAPSSSMGRGLDVLTSLATLIRDGRQTTVGEIARALGRERSQVSRTLATLDRSGLVRRRPDRSFALAWGWYAAAQELTAQRLRTNGLAVLETLSSELGEATFLSVLQGDTTLTTLESLPAGSRMIGSWIGRAYPAYCSDAGRASLWDASADEVRAVFDSTEFTPQGPNTPVSVDDLLARLDDDRQRGFSIVDQEAEPGLYSVAAPVWDFRGEVVGAVQVVGTRDAMHARTTECGEACARAAADLSRQLGAPSSVAG from the coding sequence ATGTCGTCCGTCCCCGATGCCCCTGCGCCGTCGAGCAGCATGGGCCGTGGCCTCGATGTGCTGACCTCTCTCGCCACGCTGATCAGGGACGGACGCCAGACCACGGTCGGCGAGATCGCCCGCGCACTCGGACGCGAGCGCTCCCAGGTATCGCGCACTCTCGCCACCCTCGACCGCTCCGGGCTGGTCCGAAGACGCCCCGACCGCTCGTTCGCCCTCGCGTGGGGATGGTACGCCGCCGCTCAGGAGCTGACGGCGCAGCGCCTGCGCACGAATGGCCTCGCGGTGCTGGAGACCCTCTCGTCGGAGCTCGGAGAAGCGACCTTCCTCAGCGTGTTGCAGGGCGACACGACGCTGACGACCTTGGAGAGCCTGCCGGCCGGATCGCGCATGATCGGATCATGGATCGGGCGCGCCTACCCCGCCTATTGCAGCGACGCGGGGCGCGCGTCACTGTGGGATGCCTCAGCGGATGAGGTGCGCGCGGTCTTCGACTCGACCGAGTTCACCCCGCAAGGGCCGAACACTCCGGTGTCGGTCGACGATCTCCTCGCCCGCCTCGACGACGACCGTCAGCGTGGGTTCTCGATCGTCGACCAGGAGGCGGAACCGGGCCTCTACTCGGTCGCCGCACCGGTGTGGGATTTCCGCGGCGAGGTCGTCGGCGCGGTGCAGGTCGTCGGCACCCGTGACGCGATGCACGCACGCACGACCGAGTGCGGCGAGGCCTGTGCACGCGCCGCAGCAGACCTGTCGCGGCAGCTCGGCGCGCCGTCATCCGTCGCGGGCTGA
- a CDS encoding homoserine dehydrogenase codes for MTHHDLALIGFGGVNRALAEIIRDRGAALADDLGFGLRVVAITDLRLGSLMQSDGIDLDAALAMTGADTFAGMPGGDAEPRNDYVIRHTTADVISEATFTNPVDGEPAISHVRAALESGKSVTTTNKGPVALASAELNRIAEENGARFEYEGSVMSGTPVLRLAGETLKGLRISRIQGILNGTSNFVLGQMEAGKSLEDAVAEAQALGYAEADPTADIEGSDVQLKVVILANELLGAQLTTADVSRTGISGITASDVIAAAAAGEHWKLIGTVTRDESGAVTASVQPLSLGADHPLAGISGATNAVAFTTDLLGTVTMSGPGAGRIETAYALLSDIIAIDAHQKSFAGALR; via the coding sequence GTGACTCACCACGACCTCGCCCTCATCGGCTTCGGAGGCGTCAACCGCGCCCTCGCCGAGATCATCCGCGACCGCGGCGCTGCGCTCGCCGACGACCTCGGCTTCGGCCTGCGGGTCGTCGCGATCACCGACCTCCGGCTCGGGTCGCTCATGCAGAGCGACGGGATCGACCTCGACGCCGCCCTCGCGATGACGGGCGCCGACACCTTCGCCGGGATGCCGGGCGGCGACGCCGAGCCCCGCAACGACTACGTCATCCGCCACACCACGGCCGACGTCATCTCCGAGGCCACGTTCACGAACCCGGTCGACGGCGAGCCCGCGATCTCGCATGTGCGCGCGGCGCTCGAGAGCGGCAAGAGCGTCACCACGACCAACAAGGGTCCGGTCGCTCTCGCGAGCGCCGAGCTCAACCGCATCGCAGAGGAGAACGGCGCCCGCTTCGAGTACGAAGGCTCCGTCATGAGCGGCACCCCGGTACTGCGGCTGGCCGGCGAGACCCTCAAGGGGCTCCGCATCTCGCGCATCCAGGGCATCCTCAACGGCACCAGCAACTTCGTGCTCGGGCAGATGGAGGCTGGCAAGTCGCTCGAGGATGCCGTCGCCGAGGCGCAGGCCCTGGGCTACGCCGAGGCCGATCCGACCGCTGACATCGAGGGGTCCGACGTACAGCTGAAGGTCGTCATCCTGGCGAACGAGCTCCTCGGCGCGCAGCTCACCACCGCCGACGTGTCACGCACGGGCATCAGCGGCATCACGGCGAGCGACGTGATCGCCGCCGCCGCTGCGGGCGAGCACTGGAAGCTCATCGGCACGGTCACGCGCGACGAGTCCGGCGCCGTCACCGCGTCGGTGCAGCCGCTCTCGCTGGGTGCCGACCATCCGCTCGCCGGCATCTCCGGCGCGACGAACGCCGTCGCCTTCACGACCGACCTGCTCGGCACCGTGACCATGTCGGGCCCTGGCGCGGGGCGCATCGAGACCGCGTACGCACTGCTCTCCGACATCATCGCGATCGACGCCCACCAGAAGTCGTTCGCCGGAGCCCTGCGATGA